In one window of Drosophila innubila isolate TH190305 chromosome 2L unlocalized genomic scaffold, UK_Dinn_1.0 4_B_2L, whole genome shotgun sequence DNA:
- the LOC117781039 gene encoding small ubiquitin-related modifier 2 yields the protein MSDEKKGGETEHINLKVLGQDNAVVQFKIKKHTPLRKLMNAYCDRAGLSMQVVRFRFDGQPINENDTPTSLEMEEGDTIEVYQQQTGGVY from the coding sequence atgtctGACGAAAAGAAGGGAGGCGAAACCGAGCACATTAATCTAAAAGTACTTGGACAGGACAATGCCGTTGTCCAATTTAAGATTAAGAAACACACACCATTGCGAAAACTCATGAATGCTTACTGCGACCGTGCCGGACTTTCCATGCAGGTGGTGCGCTTCCGTTTTGACGGTCAGCCCATCAATGAGAACGACACTCCGACCTCGCTGGAGATGGAGGAGGGCGATACTATTGAGGTGTACCAGCAGCAGACCGGCggtgtttattaa